A genomic stretch from Enterobacteriaceae endosymbiont of Donacia dentata includes:
- the mnmA gene encoding tRNA 2-thiouridine(34) synthase MnmA, protein MKNFFKNYMFKKKVIIAMSGGIDSSFSAWLLKKQNYQVEGLFMKNWEEDDITNNCNIKKDLFYVEHICKKLNIILHKINFSTEYWDFVFKKFLSEYKKGYTPNPDILCNKIIKFKYFMNFAFKNLGADFISTGHYVRCKKIKNQFSLLKGIDKNKDQSYFLYTIKEKQLKKILFPIGGLKKTEVRYFAKKFKFINAKKKDSTGICFIGEKNFTNFLSKYLPSIKGNIIDINGNIIGIHKGLIHYTIGQRKRIGLGGSLYYGNKPWYVYKKNIKNNTLVVVQNRKNLYLYFIGLILKKISWIHNNHPDVSKTYTLKTRYRQKEVKCKIFILKNNKIKVYFNSPIFSVTPGQSAVFYFKNICLGGGIIEKGISVI, encoded by the coding sequence ATAAAAAATTTTTTTAAAAATTATATGTTTAAAAAAAAAGTAATAATTGCAATGTCAGGAGGTATAGATTCTTCTTTTTCTGCTTGGTTATTAAAAAAACAAAATTATCAAGTAGAAGGATTATTTATGAAAAATTGGGAAGAAGATGATATAACGAATAATTGTAATATTAAAAAAGATTTATTTTATGTAGAACATATTTGTAAAAAATTAAATATTATTTTACATAAAATTAATTTTTCAACTGAATATTGGGATTTTGTTTTTAAAAAATTTCTTTCTGAATATAAAAAAGGTTATACTCCGAATCCTGATATATTATGTAATAAAATAATTAAATTTAAATATTTTATGAATTTTGCTTTTAAGAATTTAGGTGCAGATTTTATTAGTACTGGTCATTATGTTCGTTGTAAAAAAATTAAAAATCAGTTTTCCTTATTAAAAGGAATAGATAAAAATAAAGATCAAAGTTATTTTTTATATACAATAAAAGAAAAACAATTAAAAAAAATTTTATTTCCTATAGGAGGTTTAAAAAAAACAGAAGTAAGATATTTTGCTAAAAAATTTAAATTTATTAATGCTAAGAAAAAAGATTCAACAGGAATTTGTTTTATAGGAGAAAAAAATTTTACTAATTTTTTAAGTAAATATTTACCCTCTATAAAAGGTAATATAATTGATATTAATGGTAATATTATTGGTATACATAAAGGATTAATACATTATACTATAGGACAAAGAAAAAGAATTGGTTTAGGAGGATCTTTATATTATGGTAATAAACCATGGTATGTTTATAAAAAAAATATTAAAAACAATACTTTAGTTGTCGTACAAAATAGAAAAAATTTATATTTATATTTTATTGGATTAATATTAAAAAAGATAAGTTGGATTCATAATAATCACCCAGATGTTTCAAAAACATATACTCTTAAAACGAGATATAGACAAAAGGAAGTTAAATGTAAAATTTTTATTTTAAAAAATAATAAAATTAAAGTGTATTTTAATTCTCCTATATTTAGTGTTACTCCAGGACAATCTGCAGTGTTTTATTTTAAAAATATTTGTTTAGGAGGAGGTATTATAGAAAAAGGAATTTCAGTTATTTAA
- the potA gene encoding spermidine/putrescine ABC transporter ATP-binding protein PotA gives MKKKHFKNVLINLNNINKSFLGKKIISNLNLNINDGEFITLLGPSGCGKTTIIRLIAGLEKVDSGSIILNQKEITTVPAEKRQINTVFQNYALFPHMSVFDNIAFGLKMQKKTNREIAKKVKKILDIVQLQKFINRKPHELSGGQQQRVAIARAVINKPRILLLDESLSALDYRLRKKMQNELKALQRKLGITFILVTHNQEEALSISDRIILIKNGKIEQQGTPKEIYEEPKNLFVAKFIGDINIFDAVIIKQLNNHKVQVNLEGYICNLKVPFPIIPGEKIHVLLRPEDLKIKEIHNDINLEKGLIGYIKEKNYKGMTLESILKLKNGKIITVSEFFNENDPDVDHFLNQKMLINWVKTWEVILPYEKNNGIY, from the coding sequence ATGAAAAAAAAACATTTTAAAAATGTATTAATTAATCTTAATAATATAAATAAATCTTTTTTAGGTAAAAAAATTATTTCTAATTTAAATTTAAATATAAATGATGGAGAATTTATTACTTTATTAGGACCTTCTGGTTGTGGAAAAACAACAATCATTCGTTTAATAGCAGGTTTAGAAAAAGTAGATAGTGGTTCTATCATATTAAATCAAAAAGAAATAACAACAGTTCCAGCAGAAAAGAGACAAATAAATACCGTTTTTCAAAATTATGCTTTATTTCCTCATATGTCTGTTTTTGATAATATAGCTTTTGGATTAAAAATGCAAAAAAAGACAAATAGAGAAATTGCAAAAAAAGTTAAAAAAATATTAGATATAGTTCAATTACAAAAATTTATAAATAGAAAACCTCATGAATTATCTGGAGGACAACAACAAAGAGTTGCTATAGCAAGAGCGGTAATTAATAAACCTAGAATATTATTATTAGATGAATCATTATCAGCTTTAGATTATAGATTACGAAAAAAAATGCAAAATGAATTAAAGGCATTACAAAGAAAATTAGGTATTACTTTTATATTAGTTACGCATAATCAAGAAGAAGCTTTAAGTATATCAGATCGTATTATTTTAATAAAAAATGGAAAAATCGAACAACAAGGGACTCCTAAAGAAATATATGAAGAACCAAAGAATCTTTTTGTTGCTAAATTTATAGGTGATATTAATATATTTGATGCTGTTATAATCAAACAATTAAATAATCATAAAGTACAAGTAAATTTAGAAGGTTATATATGTAATCTTAAAGTTCCATTTCCTATTATTCCTGGAGAAAAAATTCATGTCTTATTAAGACCAGAAGATTTAAAAATTAAAGAAATTCATAATGATATTAATTTAGAAAAAGGACTTATTGGTTATATAAAAGAAAAAAATTATAAAGGAATGACCTTAGAATCTATTTTAAAACTTAAAAATGGAAAAATTATTACCGTAAGTGAATTTTTTAACGAAAATGATCCTGATGTAGATCATTTTCTTAATCAAAAAATGTTAATAAATTGGGTTAAGACATGGGAGGTTATTTTACCTTATGAAAAAAATAATGGAATATATTAA
- the potB gene encoding spermidine/putrescine ABC transporter permease PotB, whose protein sequence is MKKIMEYIKKIMIFFIISWLLLFIFLPNIIIIIISFLKKDNYNLITIQFSFNNYLKLLNFLYIKVFINSLFISFITTIICLLIGYPFAWCLTEISAKKRSLMLFFLFLPFWVNSLVRIYCLKIFLGINGWLNYILLYFKIIHNPIHIIYTPTAVILGLIYILLPFMIVPIYSSIEKLDKFYIEAAKDLGAPLWKIFFYIIIPLTIPGIIAGCLLVFLPSMGLFYISDLMGGSKNLLIGNIIKNQFLNIRDWPLGAATSTIITLLTGFFLILYFKIIKFLNKKEFQNNV, encoded by the coding sequence ATGAAAAAAATAATGGAATATATTAAAAAAATTATGATTTTTTTTATTATTAGTTGGTTATTATTATTTATATTTTTACCTAATATAATAATAATTATTATTAGTTTTTTAAAAAAAGATAATTATAATCTAATTACAATTCAATTTTCTTTTAATAATTATTTAAAATTATTAAATTTTTTATATATTAAAGTTTTTATAAATTCTTTATTTATTTCATTTATTACTACGATTATTTGTCTTTTAATAGGATATCCCTTTGCATGGTGTTTAACAGAAATATCTGCTAAAAAAAGATCTTTAATGTTATTTTTTTTATTTTTGCCATTTTGGGTTAATTCTTTAGTTAGAATATATTGTTTAAAAATATTTCTAGGAATTAATGGATGGTTAAATTATATTTTACTTTATTTTAAAATAATTCATAATCCTATTCATATAATATATACTCCTACAGCAGTAATTTTAGGATTAATATATATTTTATTACCTTTTATGATAGTTCCAATATATTCTAGTATTGAAAAATTAGATAAATTTTATATAGAAGCAGCAAAAGATTTAGGAGCTCCATTATGGAAAATTTTTTTTTATATCATTATTCCTTTAACTATTCCAGGAATTATTGCCGGTTGTTTATTAGTTTTTTTACCTAGTATGGGATTATTTTATATTTCTGATTTAATGGGTGGATCTAAAAATTTATTAATAGGAAATATTATTAAAAATCAATTTCTTAATATTAGAGATTGGCCATTAGGAGCAGCAACAAGCACAATAATAACATTATTAACTGGATTTTTTTTAATATTATATTTTAAAATTATAAAATTTTTAAATAAAAAGGAATTTCAAAATAATGTTTAA
- the potC gene encoding spermidine/putrescine ABC transporter permease PotC, producing the protein MFKNIFRIIFINIIYFWFYIPIILLIINSFNSSRYGIIWQGFSTKWYHEIIHNTSLLEVTYHSLCIGMITATFTTFIGLLTALSLYYYNDYIKSFISILLYIVIISPDIVMGISLLLLFIILNFTLGFWSLLFSHITFCLPYVVITIYSRLKNFDIHIVEAAKDLGANEIIILTKIIFPLIFPAIISSWLLSFALSMDDITISTFVTGPEYEILPLKIYSLAKIGITPEINVLATILIVISLFLVILSRIILGKSKIYNQITSLVD; encoded by the coding sequence ATGTTTAAAAATATTTTCAGAATTATTTTTATAAATATAATTTATTTTTGGTTTTACATACCAATTATTCTTTTAATTATAAATTCTTTTAATTCATCACGTTATGGAATAATATGGCAAGGATTTAGTACTAAATGGTATCATGAAATTATACATAATACTTCTTTATTAGAAGTTACATATCATTCTTTATGTATTGGAATGATTACTGCTACTTTTACAACTTTTATTGGTTTATTAACAGCTTTATCATTATATTATTATAATGATTATATTAAATCATTTATAAGTATTTTATTATATATAGTAATCATATCTCCTGATATTGTGATGGGTATTTCTTTATTATTATTATTTATAATATTAAATTTTACTTTAGGATTTTGGTCTTTATTATTTTCACATATTACTTTTTGTTTACCTTATGTAGTAATTACTATCTACTCTAGATTAAAAAATTTTGATATTCATATAGTTGAAGCAGCAAAAGATTTAGGAGCCAATGAAATAATTATTTTAACAAAAATTATATTTCCTTTGATATTTCCAGCAATTATTTCTAGTTGGTTATTAAGTTTTGCTTTATCTATGGATGATATAACAATATCGACATTTGTTACAGGACCTGAGTATGAAATACTTCCATTAAAAATTTATTCACTAGCTAAAATTGGAATAACTCCAGAAATTAATGTTTTAGCAACTATATTAATAGTTATATCTCTATTTTTAGTTATTTTAAGTAGAATTATTTTAGGAAAATCAAAAATATATAATCAAATTACTTCTTTAGTAGATTAA
- the mutM gene encoding bifunctional DNA-formamidopyrimidine glycosylase/DNA-(apurinic or apyrimidinic site) lyase, translating into MPELPEVEVIKNMIKPFLKGKIINYSIIRNRKLKYFISKYIINIKNQKVFDIKRRGRYIILILLNNTIIIHLGMTGKLFLINKQNLLYSKHDHIDLIINNNLILRYTDIRKFGFWLWEKKNYKNNIFLQKLGPEPLEDSFNNIYLYNIIQKKSIFIKIMLMDNNIVTGIGNIYANESLFLSRILPTRRSNTLTFKEITFLVKNIKFILNKSIKYGGSSINNYNQPNGNIGNFYKYFFVYGKKDKLCKICKKKIIRIFLRKRSTFFCNECQK; encoded by the coding sequence ATGCCTGAACTACCTGAAGTAGAAGTTATTAAAAATATGATAAAACCTTTTTTAAAAGGTAAAATAATTAATTATTCTATTATTAGAAATAGAAAATTAAAATATTTTATTTCAAAATATATAATAAATATAAAAAATCAAAAAGTTTTTGATATTAAAAGGAGGGGTAGATATATTATTTTAATTTTATTAAATAATACAATTATTATACATTTAGGTATGACAGGAAAATTATTTTTAATTAATAAACAAAATTTGTTATATAGTAAACATGATCATATTGATTTAATTATTAATAATAATTTAATTTTACGTTATACAGATATTAGAAAATTTGGTTTTTGGTTATGGGAAAAAAAAAATTATAAAAATAATATATTTTTACAGAAATTAGGTCCTGAACCATTAGAAGATTCATTTAATAATATATATTTATATAATATTATACAAAAAAAGAGTATTTTTATTAAAATAATGTTAATGGATAATAATATTGTAACAGGAATAGGTAATATTTATGCAAATGAATCATTATTTTTATCTAGAATATTACCTACAAGAAGATCAAATACTTTAACTTTTAAAGAAATTACATTTTTAGTTAAAAATATTAAATTTATTTTAAATAAATCAATTAAATATGGCGGTTCTTCTATAAATAATTATAATCAACCTAATGGAAATATAGGTAATTTTTATAAATATTTTTTTGTATATGGTAAAAAAGATAAATTATGTAAAATTTGTAAAAAAAAAATTATTAGAATTTTTTTAAGAAAAAGAAGTACTTTTTTTTGTAATGAATGTCAAAAATAG
- the mnmE gene encoding tRNA uridine-5-carboxymethylaminomethyl(34) synthesis GTPase MnmE — protein sequence MEKNKYTIIARATPLGQGSIGIIRISGDKVLVVIKNILKLNYIKPRYAHYLPFFYKDKIIDKGIVLFFPKPHSFTGEDILEFQCHGGIILLDLLINNIIKIPGIRIASPGEFSKRAFLNKKIDLTQAEAITDIISANSKAAVFSAMNLMNGKFSLLLKNFSNIITNLRVKIESFLEFDYQINFSIFCFNIKNILKELLNNLINIQKYVNNGIRIKEGIKITLIGPPNSGKSSLMNMITDKNISIITNIPGTTRDVLHENIYINSVPIEIVDTAGIRNTDNEIEILGIKKTFEEIKKSHYLFLIVDDRISEKNLSEIIKIKLKKFIKNIPMIILRNKIDMTNNIPELTNNYNYVTIRLSIKNNKGVSLLMNFIKKKIIYTNNNEDQFTARERYVDSLNYIYKFLIESQKNFLKTNSIELLSEDLRLIQKELNSITGEFTSKDLLKNIFSQFCIGK from the coding sequence ATGGAAAAAAATAAATATACAATAATAGCTAGAGCAACTCCTTTAGGTCAAGGTAGTATAGGAATTATAAGAATATCTGGTGATAAAGTTTTAGTGGTAATAAAAAATATATTAAAACTTAATTATATAAAACCAAGATATGCACATTATTTACCTTTTTTTTATAAAGACAAAATTATAGATAAGGGTATTGTATTATTTTTTCCAAAACCTCATTCTTTTACAGGAGAAGATATTTTAGAATTCCAATGTCATGGAGGTATTATATTATTAGATTTATTAATTAATAATATTATTAAAATACCTGGTATTAGAATTGCTTCTCCAGGAGAATTTTCTAAAAGAGCATTTTTGAATAAAAAAATTGATTTAACTCAAGCAGAAGCAATTACCGATATTATTTCAGCTAATTCAAAAGCTGCAGTATTTTCAGCAATGAATTTAATGAATGGAAAATTTTCTTTATTATTAAAAAATTTTTCAAATATTATTACTAATTTAAGAGTAAAAATAGAATCTTTTCTTGAATTTGATTATCAAATTAATTTTTCTATTTTTTGTTTCAATATTAAAAATATATTAAAAGAATTATTAAATAATTTAATAAATATTCAAAAATATGTTAATAATGGGATAAGAATTAAAGAAGGAATTAAAATAACTTTAATTGGTCCACCTAATTCTGGTAAATCAAGTTTAATGAATATGATTACTGATAAAAATATTTCTATAATTACTAATATTCCTGGAACAACTAGAGATGTTTTACATGAAAATATTTATATAAATTCTGTTCCTATAGAAATAGTTGATACTGCTGGTATTCGTAATACTGATAATGAAATTGAAATTTTGGGAATTAAAAAAACTTTTGAAGAAATAAAAAAATCTCACTATTTGTTTTTAATAGTAGATGATAGAATATCTGAAAAAAATCTATCAGAAATAATCAAAATTAAATTAAAAAAATTTATAAAAAATATTCCTATGATTATTTTACGTAATAAAATAGATATGACAAATAATATTCCAGAATTAACAAATAATTATAATTATGTCACTATAAGGTTATCAATTAAAAATAATAAAGGAGTTTCATTATTAATGAATTTTATTAAAAAAAAAATCATATATACTAATAATAACGAAGATCAATTTACAGCTAGAGAAAGATATGTAGATTCTTTAAATTATATATATAAATTTTTAATAGAAAGTCAAAAAAATTTTTTAAAAACAAATTCTATAGAATTATTATCTGAAGATTTAAGATTAATACAAAAAGAATTAAATTCTATCACTGGAGAATTTACTTCTAAAGATTTATTAAAAAATATTTTTTCTCAATTTTGTATTGGTAAATAA
- the yidC gene encoding membrane protein insertase YidC, translated as MYSKNNFILIIFCLFSCTILYNWGKIHNYTKNNTKLIINKNILNHKNYKKFFNITKKNNIIIKTDKLLLYINPYGGNIEKVYFLNYSDKLNSKNFFTLLKNKSDFIYQIKCGILKEGNFKKIEDIYKNEKFFSKKKYFYLGKNKNILKVPLIFNKKNILYVKMFTFIKGSYAITVNHQIFNKTLNPIYISVFGQINHSNNIPKKYLEKKNNISIKTFNGIAYSTEYNKFKKYKFSNIKKNKNINIYTKNGWIAVLQQYFTSAWIIPNYSKKNNIYIKNISNNIISIGFKTSNHLILSGEKKFFLSKLWIGPKISEQMSKVAPFLDLTIDYGFLWFLSKPLFKLLNLLFNITRNWGFSIILITIIIRIITYPLSKQQYVTIAKMHFLQPKIKKIKEIFGNDKKRFSQEILLLYKKEKLNPFSGFVPFLIQMPIFLALYYVLTNSIELRHTPFLFWIQDLSSEDPYYILPILMSISMLVIQKISKNDYEDDPIQKKIAYIIPIFFSLFFLWLPSGLVLYYIVNNLITILQQKWIYHIINKEHYGKK; from the coding sequence ATGTATTCTAAAAACAATTTTATTTTAATCATTTTTTGTTTGTTTAGTTGTACAATTTTATATAATTGGGGAAAAATACATAATTATACAAAAAACAATACAAAATTAATTATCAATAAAAATATTCTTAATCATAAAAATTACAAAAAATTTTTTAATATAACTAAAAAAAATAATATTATAATTAAAACCGATAAACTTCTATTATATATTAATCCATATGGAGGTAATATTGAAAAAGTATATTTCCTAAATTATTCAGATAAATTAAATTCTAAAAATTTTTTTACTTTATTAAAAAATAAATCTGATTTTATATATCAAATTAAATGTGGTATTCTAAAAGAAGGTAATTTTAAAAAAATTGAAGATATTTATAAAAATGAAAAATTTTTTTCCAAAAAAAAATATTTTTATTTAGGAAAAAATAAAAATATATTAAAAGTACCTTTAATTTTTAATAAAAAAAATATTTTATATGTAAAAATGTTTACCTTTATAAAAGGAAGTTATGCAATAACTGTTAATCATCAGATTTTTAATAAAACATTAAACCCTATTTATATATCTGTATTTGGACAAATAAATCACTCTAATAATATACCTAAAAAATATTTAGAAAAAAAAAATAATATTTCTATTAAAACATTTAATGGTATAGCATATTCAACTGAATATAATAAATTTAAAAAATATAAATTTTCTAATATTAAAAAAAATAAAAATATTAATATTTATACTAAAAATGGATGGATAGCTGTATTACAACAATATTTTACTTCAGCTTGGATTATTCCTAATTATTCTAAAAAAAATAATATATATATAAAAAATATATCTAATAATATTATAAGTATTGGATTTAAAACTTCTAATCATTTAATTTTATCAGGAGAAAAAAAATTTTTCTTATCAAAATTATGGATAGGTCCTAAAATATCAGAACAAATGTCAAAAGTAGCTCCATTTTTAGATTTAACTATCGATTATGGTTTTTTATGGTTTTTATCTAAACCATTATTTAAATTATTAAATTTATTATTTAATATAACAAGAAATTGGGGTTTTTCAATAATTTTAATTACTATAATTATAAGAATTATAACATATCCATTATCAAAACAACAATATGTTACTATAGCTAAAATGCATTTTTTACAACCAAAAATTAAAAAAATTAAAGAAATATTTGGTAATGATAAAAAACGTTTTAGTCAAGAAATATTATTATTGTATAAAAAAGAAAAATTAAATCCATTTTCTGGTTTTGTACCTTTTCTTATACAAATGCCTATCTTTTTAGCATTATATTATGTATTAACTAATTCTATAGAACTAAGACACACTCCATTCTTATTTTGGATTCAAGATTTATCTTCAGAAGATCCATACTATATATTACCAATACTAATGAGTATTAGTATGTTAGTTATTCAAAAAATTTCAAAAAATGATTATGAGGATGATCCTATACAAAAAAAAATTGCATATATAATACCTATTTTTTTTAGCCTGTTCTTTTTATGGCTTCCTTCTGGATTAGTATTATACTATATAGTTAATAATTTAATAACAATATTACAACAAAAATGGATATATCATATAATCAATAAAGAACATTATGGAAAAAAATAA
- the rnpA gene encoding ribonuclease P protein component: MSNLKFSKNKRLTSLDYNFIFNQSNKIKNKYFTILSHVNKLQYSRIGIIIQKKKIKKTNIRNKFKRIIREYFRLNQRIFYNMDYIIIINNKNILKINNFYFKIYLENIWNIYKIN; encoded by the coding sequence GTGAGTAATTTAAAATTTTCTAAAAATAAACGTTTAACTTCATTAGATTATAATTTTATATTCAATCAATCAAATAAAATAAAGAATAAATATTTTACTATTTTAAGTCATGTAAATAAATTACAATATTCTAGAATCGGTATAATTATACAAAAAAAAAAAATAAAAAAAACAAATATTAGAAATAAATTCAAAAGAATTATTCGTGAATATTTTCGCTTAAATCAACGTATATTCTATAATATGGATTATATTATTATTATCAATAATAAAAATATTTTAAAAATAAATAATTTTTATTTTAAAATATATTTAGAAAATATATGGAATATTTATAAAATAAACTAA
- the rpmH gene encoding 50S ribosomal protein L34 translates to MKRTFQPSILKRKRSHGFRIRMKTHNGRNIINRRRVKKRAYLTVSDKIKFK, encoded by the coding sequence ATGAAACGTACTTTTCAACCATCGATATTAAAAAGAAAAAGATCTCATGGTTTTAGAATCAGAATGAAAACACATAATGGAAGAAATATTATAAATCGTCGTCGAGTTAAAAAGCGTGCTTATTTAACAGTATCAGATAAAATTAAATTCAAATAA
- the dnaN gene encoding DNA polymerase III subunit beta produces the protein MDYEIIINRELLIKPLKHITNIITNHSILPIINNILIEFLENGMIIFKSTNLEIEIISIINNEINKKKYSITIQGKKFYNICYSLPKNKDIKILFNKNQAIISSQKCLFTITTFPINNFPKINFFKHDIEFNITHKLIKTFINATYFSIANNDVRKYLNGLLLKIKNNILNIVSTDGHRLSIYTTCISNTKIINNYAIIVPRKSIFELSKLIKNTDELVNIKINNNNICFIFNDLKFTSKLIKNEFPNYLKIIPKTFDKTININRIFLKNALYRISILVNNNTKGVTLSFKNYNLKIFSININNEIAEETLTIDKYNNKIKCDIDISINISYLIDVINVLDGDIIKISFINNISSIRIEDSSDKNRFYLIMPMKI, from the coding sequence ATGGATTATGAAATTATAATTAATCGTGAATTATTAATCAAACCATTAAAACATATTACAAATATTATTACTAATCATTCTATATTACCAATTATTAATAATATTTTAATAGAATTTTTAGAAAATGGAATGATTATTTTTAAAAGTACTAATTTGGAAATAGAAATAATATCTATTATAAATAATGAAATTAATAAAAAAAAATATTCTATTACTATACAAGGGAAAAAATTTTATAATATATGTTATAGTTTACCTAAGAATAAAGATATTAAAATTTTATTTAATAAAAATCAAGCTATAATATCATCACAGAAATGTCTTTTTACAATAACCACATTTCCCATAAATAATTTTCCTAAAATAAATTTTTTTAAACATGATATAGAATTTAATATTACTCATAAATTAATAAAAACTTTTATTAATGCTACTTATTTTTCAATAGCAAATAATGATGTAAGAAAATATTTAAATGGTTTATTATTAAAAATTAAAAATAATATTTTAAATATTGTATCAACTGATGGACATCGTTTATCAATTTATACTACTTGTATTTCTAATACAAAAATTATTAATAATTATGCTATAATTGTACCACGTAAAAGCATATTTGAATTATCTAAATTAATTAAAAATACTGATGAATTAGTAAATATAAAAATTAATAACAATAATATATGTTTTATTTTTAATGATTTAAAATTTACATCTAAACTAATTAAAAATGAATTTCCTAATTATCTTAAGATAATACCTAAAACATTTGATAAAACAATTAATATTAATCGTATTTTTTTAAAAAATGCTTTATATAGAATTTCTATTCTTGTTAATAATAATACTAAAGGAGTAACATTATCATTTAAAAATTATAATTTAAAAATTTTTAGTATTAATATTAATAATGAAATAGCTGAAGAAACATTAACAATAGACAAATATAATAACAAAATAAAATGTGATATTGATATATCAATAAATATTAGTTACTTAATTGATGTAATAAATGTATTAGATGGTGATATTATTAAAATATCTTTTATTAATAATATTTCTAGTATTAGAATAGAAGATTCTAGTGATAAAAATAGATTTTATTTAATCATGCCTATGAAAATTTAA